caaaaatttgtgttttttcttgTCTTATATTTCTATCTATTCTAGTTTTCTGCAAGTGTATGTATAAATAAACTTCGTGTTTTCCATTTCGAATCTAATTTTCTGCAATTATATTGGTTTTCTCTTTTGCTTTTTATGAATAATTGTTTAAGGCTGTTTTAAATCAGAAAAACACTCGTATAATGCTGAGTTTTGCAACTttgaaatagttaaaatatgtgtgtatatatatatatggtcgaTACCAACAAAATCAGAAAGGATCGTATCTTATTATTAAAGGGACCTTTGCAACTTTGGAATAGTTTATGTAACAAAAGATGAAAACGCTAATTATATGAGAGTTGCATGTTTGATCAATGGATCGATTACTTTCCTGTTATGGATGCTAGTAAGTAGGTATAATACGACAATTTGACAATGAGAGATGTTTATATATATCAGAACATGATAGGattctgatttatttttatagtacTATTATTATGAAATGATGAGGTTGCTCATATTTTCTTAGCTTAACTGAAATTTGCGGTATGATAATGCTGTTTTTACTTCGTCTTGAAAATTGTCGAAAGTATACAATCGATAAATCGTAGTAACAGTGAGATCATTACCTCTTATTAAATGATTTTGGCCCGCTTGAATTACAAATAATTTGGTTAACTTAGCGAAGAAAGTAAAATCATGATTTAcaccaaaataaaaaagtagAATCATGACCATTTAAAGATAAAAttctgatttaaaaaatattatattctgaTTTCAAGATAAATTCTGATTTTTGTCAATCGTGATCATTTATGAGATTGTTTCTTCAATAATATCGGTTGGCAATTGGCATTAGCCACCTAATTACAATAAGTTATCTTTGGATTCCTCTACAATAGGGAAAATATTCTTCCatacttttaaaaatctttGATCAGATGTTTGGTAAGAAAAGCATACATAGTATTATATATCATgcatatatgtacatatatataaataaaagttatagAATATTCTCGAACTCACTAAGAAgtagaaacataaaaataagtTTGGAGGTATATTACTTTTCATTTTGCTTTATATAAATGATACCCTCAAAAACTATATCACAATTCACAAGTtgtcaaaactaaaaaataacacaaaatgTTATTAATTATTCCATGTTGCAATAGTTGaggttatatatttaaaatacttcaCGAAGACAACTATTTTGTACTGATTAATATGAAACTTACATTTTATCTTTCTTGTATCTTCTGAAGTCATAATCCTTTGTGACAAAAATATTTGACAACAGAAATTCAGATGAAACTTTGGTCGGTGACTACTGCTACCTACTTTTCTTTGGTGATCTTAGCGAGGTTGTTAAGATACATGCATGATAATGAACCGTAAAAAAGCACTAACTAATATAAAATCCAAATATAGATCATGATGCATTTTTTAATTATCAATTGATCTTCGTAAGTCAGTAACAACAAACAAATCACAAAATGATGAAGATCTTATTTGGAAGAAATTAACCACGTAAGTCAAAAGGTATTAATGTGAGATCGTCTAATTATTCATCTACTTATCTTTCAATTaatgtttgtttgttcacaTATAAACAGTTTACAGAAAGAAGAAGTTACAAAATTGCTTTTACAGCTAAGGGAATATCTTTAATTGGAAACATATTAGTTGAGGCGATGAACGGTTGAGTCTCTTTAATTTGAATCTTCTTATTGTTGGTGCATGTTTTGATTGATTGTTTGGTGAGAGTAACAACTTATGATGGGCTTGACTCgcatcatttttttcttcttttgatttgCACTAGTGCCTTTTCTTTACATGTCAgtaattggatttttttttggtttcatcaTACTCAAATTCATTGTACGTGGTTCTTTTATTCTTATGCGTGTCTACGCATCGTATGCATCCTGATGCATGCATTTGTGTTATTTTATCAGCTCGACCGTGCTGTTAGATTACGAAAGCAGAACACTGGAAAAAGATTCGAATGACATGATAGTAAAAggtctttcaaaaaaaaagacacgaTAGTAAaagtatatgtttttaaaagtatatatattctACTTACGATTAGTTGTTGTtgcaacaaagaaaaataagtgGGGACATGGATGAATCGCTAATGAAATTGTTCCTGCTAATACTTAGTACACAGTTTCTATCCTGATACACTATGGAAAatgcatatataaattaaatgacATTCATTTAGCTATTGTGTATGCTACGCAGTTTAAATGCGAATCAACTGGAAATGTGAGATTGTTATCGATAATCGAACACGCAAACGCAAAGAGTAAAACAAAATCGAACCTTTATCTCGTCAGATTAGCATTAAAATACTGAGTGCTCATTTTCGCAGAAACGAGGGTAAAGATGTTAATATACACGTGCGCGTGTAATAAGTAACTTCTTTTACAAGTTATCTAATTACCCTTACATAACTGTAAACCATGTAGTGCTTCCAATTATTGTTGTCCACAGTCCATGCCTTTTTTAAGAAACTttgttttcttgaaattttattgccAACACGCATCATTACATtctccaaaagaaaaataaacaaacctATCCCGTGAGATATGGGTCGAagtctatttttttcttcttacatATCTTTTCTTAGCTTTCAAAGTAATATGATCTAAATATCTGTGGACAGCCGTACAAGACATTGATCTCGATTGATTTCCAAATTTTTAGAAAAGATTTTACATAGATAAAAGCtattaaattatgaaaatatcatttttataaatattctttGATAAATGTTCTACATAGATAAATgctattaaataatgaaatttttttttttttataaatattctttaGTAAATGTTTAAGCCCTTAAAATCTCAGATCCAGCCCGATCGGTATAATTTCACTGAGTTCATCGCCATAAAATCTAACAGTTCAACTACTATTTCACCTATTTTTACCTAATGCTCTTGTAAACTGAGCGTCTCTCAACAATTCTGTCTCCGTCTACAGAATTGACAGGTTTCAGAATTGTTGGCGTTCGCAAATGTATATACGAATACTTaacgaggaaaaaaaaaaaacttaaaagtgGTCTGGGAAACAAAAATAACTGAGACATTTATCAGCCACTGAAACTCCAAGCCCAAGTCTGGATGTGGAATCAGAAGGCCTAAAATACGCATCGGCCCATATCAAAACAACTGGGCCTTTAATAATATCACAGAGCGGGCCGAGATACGAAAACCCTAAAACGCCCTTTGCCTTGGAGGATGAGTCAATAGCTCTTGACTTAGGGTCCACACTATATATTGCTCACCAACCCCAATGCGGAGTCCTCGAAGTGAACTTCACTAACTTAAGGAGCAAACAAACCACGAGAAGAAAAGTtaggtgaaaaaaaaaaaccaaaagcaATGGCCCCTTCACTCGCCGCCGTTAACAGAGATCTCGCCGCCGCGTCTCCGGATAACTCTCCTGCGGCGAAAGGACGTGCTTCGGTCTACAGCGAGGTTCAGTCGAGTCGGATCAACAACGCCCTTCCTCTGCCTTCTGTACTCAAAGGAGCATTCAAAATCGTCGAAGGTCCCGCTAGCTCCGCCGCCGGGAACCCAGGTTAGGGTTTCTCCATCTGATCTGATGAAACTTTGTGTTTGTGTATTGATCTATAGATCTTGCGTTACAGATCTGTGTTCTATAGACTTTGTAAGAGGGATtaagtgttgttttttttttaaaatgtgattGCAGATGAGATTGCTAAGTTGTTTCCTGGTCTGTATGGTCAGCCGTCTGTATCAGTTGTTCCAGATCAGAGTGCTTCTTTGTCGGGAGAGAAGCTGAAGATCGGTGTTGTTCTGTCTGGAGGGCAGGCGCCTGGTGGACACAATGTGATCTCTGGATTGTTCGGTAATGTCTTTaatgttatgttttttcttcACATTGTTCAATCTCAGTcttgtaattttgtttttgggCTTTTAGATTACTTGCAGGAGCGTGCGAAAGGAAGCACCTTTTACGGGTTCAAGGGTGGTCCAGCTGGTATCATGAAATGCAAATATGTTGAGTTGAATGCTGAATACATTCTTCCTTACAGGAACCAGGTACTTAGACATGGCATTTAGTTTATGAATCCTTGTCACAAACTTTGTTATTTGATTGGGGGTCTAAAAGTTTCAATAATCGCTGTATGTTGATGTGGTTTTAATTCTCTTTTGGTATATCAATAGGGTGGTTTTGACATGATCTGCAGTGGAAGAGACAAGATTGAAACGCCTGAGCAGGTTGATTGCTTTTTTTTGTATCTTCTTAACTGATTTATTACTCCTTCCAAAGTTACGTGCAGTGTGTAATTGTATGTTGTCTCACATGTGTAGTTTAAACAAGCTGAAGAAACAGCAAAGAAGCTAGATTTGGATGGATTGGTGGTTATCGGTGGAGATGACTCCAACACCAATGCTTGCCTCCTTGCTGAAAACTTCAGGTATTCCTTGCAGTCTAATCTTTCCATGGCTgcttttaaaacttatttagCTTAGTTTaaagctatttttttttcaagatcaAAAGTGCTTCTCTGATTCAGCGTTTGACTTCTCTTTTACATGTGTGATATAGGAGTAAGAACTTGAAGACCCGAGTCATTGGGTGCCCAAAGACCATTGATGGTGACTTGAAATGCAAGGAGGTTCCTACTAGTTTTGGGTTTGATACAGCTTGCAAGGTGAGCTTCCCTGCGTATTTGCTCTAAAATTTTCCTTTCCACACGCTAAGTCGTGTGGTGTTGATTATATTCTTTGCCGAGAATCTAATTGTCTGTTCAATCAAAAGAAATATGTTGAAGGAAGCTTATTGAAACCATTATATTGCTTGTGCAGATTTACTCTGAAATGATTGGAAATGTCATGATTGATGCAAGGTCAACTGGAAAGTACTATCATTGTAAGTAATTGAGTGAATTGCTTGCATCTTTTCTCTGCCGTGTCCTTTTTTCTTACTGATGCCTGCGATCTTGTATCACATTTTCATTACAGTTGTAAGGCTTATGGGTCGTGCTGCTTCCCACATTACGCTTGAGTGTGCTTTACAAACTCACCCAAACATAACCATTATTGGAGAGGAGGTATGCTATCGTTTGAAATTACGCCTCCCATATACCTCAGTTG
The Raphanus sativus cultivar WK10039 chromosome 1, ASM80110v3, whole genome shotgun sequence DNA segment above includes these coding regions:
- the LOC108837103 gene encoding pyrophosphate--fructose 6-phosphate 1-phosphotransferase subunit beta 1, yielding MAPSLAAVNRDLAAASPDNSPAAKGRASVYSEVQSSRINNALPLPSVLKGAFKIVEGPASSAAGNPDEIAKLFPGLYGQPSVSVVPDQSASLSGEKLKIGVVLSGGQAPGGHNVISGLFDYLQERAKGSTFYGFKGGPAGIMKCKYVELNAEYILPYRNQGGFDMICSGRDKIETPEQFKQAEETAKKLDLDGLVVIGGDDSNTNACLLAENFRSKNLKTRVIGCPKTIDGDLKCKEVPTSFGFDTACKIYSEMIGNVMIDARSTGKYYHFVRLMGRAASHITLECALQTHPNITIIGEEVSAQKQTLKNVTDYMVDVICKRADLGYNYGVILIPEGLIDFIPEVQELIAELNEILANEVVDESGEWKKKLTEQSLKLFDLLPEAIQEQLMLERDPHGNVQVAKIETEKMLIQMVETELEKRKEAGSYKGQFMGQSHFFGYEGRCGLPTNFDATYCYALGYGAGVLLNSGKTGLISSVGNLAAPVEEWTVGGTALTALMDVERRHGKFKPVIKKAMVELEGAPFKKFASLREEWALKNRYISPGPIQFTGPGSDALSHTLLLELGAQ